One Nostoc punctiforme PCC 73102 DNA window includes the following coding sequences:
- a CDS encoding 2Fe-2S iron-sulfur cluster-binding protein produces MIVSIHFEDDQKTLQVEANQRLTKICDEHPSSILFGCRCVACGTCLIEVVSGIENLTPVMDEEQILLDVLAPDNPNVRLACQCVVQGDIRIRVAD; encoded by the coding sequence ATGATAGTATCTATTCATTTTGAAGACGACCAAAAAACACTTCAAGTCGAAGCAAACCAACGCTTAACTAAGATTTGTGATGAACATCCTAGTTCAATTTTATTTGGTTGTCGTTGTGTTGCTTGCGGAACCTGTCTTATAGAAGTTGTGAGTGGGATAGAAAATCTAACTCCTGTGATGGATGAAGAGCAGATTTTACTTGATGTGTTGGCTCCAGATAATCCCAATGTTCGCCTAGCCTGTCAATGCGTAGTGCAGGGTGATATTCGCATTCGGGTGGCTGATTAA
- a CDS encoding phosphopantetheine-binding protein — protein MSQSTPETTKKQSYTAEEIQAWLVSHIAEQLGVESKDIDVSQPLDSYGLESAQAMFLVSKAEKLFGFELSPILLWHYPTIETLSQRLAEESKASQSEIFEI, from the coding sequence ATGAGTCAGTCTACTCCTGAGACAACTAAAAAGCAGTCTTATACCGCAGAAGAAATTCAAGCTTGGTTAGTATCTCATATTGCAGAGCAGCTAGGAGTTGAATCCAAGGATATAGATGTTAGTCAACCTTTAGACAGCTACGGTTTAGAGTCAGCCCAGGCAATGTTTCTTGTTAGCAAAGCCGAGAAGTTGTTTGGTTTTGAGCTATCTCCAATTTTATTGTGGCATTACCCCACTATTGAAACGTTATCCCAGCGTTTAGCGGAAGAATCCAAAGCTTCGCAGTCAGAGATTTTTGAGATTTGA